Proteins found in one Plasmodium gaboni strain SY75 chromosome 13, whole genome shotgun sequence genomic segment:
- a CDS encoding RuvB-like helicase 3: MKLEEVKDIQKIERIGAHSHIRGLGLNDCLDARYCSEGMIGQMSARKAAGIVLRMIKEGRISGRAILLAGQPGTGKTAIAMGIAKALGEDTPFTHISGSEVYSLEMSKTEALTQAFRRSIGVRVKEESEVIEGEVVEIEIEKFNERDINNKNKKLGKMILKTTEMETLYDLGSKMIEALQKENITAGDVICIDKGTGKITKIGKSFARSKDYDAMDPNTLFVQCPEGELQKRKEVVHTVTLHDIDAINSRTQGFLALFSGDTGEIKNEIREHIDMKINEWQEDEKAEIVPGVLFIDEVHMLDIECFSYLNRALESEQSPIVIMATNRGITHIRGTDYKAPHGIPLDLLDRTLIIPTYPYKHQDILKILEQRAEEEDVDIDEYAKELLCKIASESSLRYALHLITLANLVSKKRKATEVTVQDVRRVYNLFIDVKRSTQYLIEYQNEFMFSELPKEDQSIKEEGSSEEKRELHEKNSENSSTSN; encoded by the coding sequence ATGAAGCTCGAAGAAGTGAAAgatattcaaaaaatagAAAGAATTGGAGCACATTCTCACATTCGAGGATTAGGACTAAATGATTGTTTAGATGCTAGATATTGTTCTGAAGGTATGATTGGACAAATGAGTGCTCGTAAAGCTGCTGGTATTGTCTTGAGAATGATTAAAGAAGGAAGAATAAGTGGAAGAGCTATTTTATTAGCTGGTCAACCAGGTACTGGAAAAACAGCCATTGCTATGGGTATTGCAAAAGCTTTAGGTGAAGATACTCCCTTTACTCATATTTCTGGTTCAGAAGTATATTCTCTAGAAATGAGCAAAACAGAAGCATTGACACAAGCTTTTAGAAGATCTATTGGTGTAAGAGTAAAAGAAGAATCAGAAGTAATAGAAGGAGAAGTTGTTGAAATTGAAATAGAGAAATTTAATGAAAgagatataaataataaaaataaaaaattaggaaaaatgatattaaaaacAACTGAAATGGAAACCTTATATGATTTAGGTAGTAAAATGATAGAAGCTTtacaaaaagaaaatattacTGCAGGAGATGTTATATGTATTGATAAAGGTACAGGTAAAATTACCAAAATTGGAAAATCATTTGCTAGATCTAAAGATTATGATGCAATGGATCCAAATACACTTTTTGTTCAATGTCCTGAGGGAGAATtacaaaaaagaaaagaagTAGTACATACTGTTACCTTACATGACATTGATGCCATTAATAGTAGAACTCAAGGGTTCTTGGCTTTATTTTCTGGAGATACAGgtgaaataaaaaatgaaatcAGAGAACATATTGATATGAAAATTAATGAATGGCAAGAAGATGAAAAAGCAGAAATTGTACCAGGTGTCTTATTCATTGATGAAGTTCATATGCTAGATATTGAATGcttttcatatttaaataGAGCTTTAGAAAGTGAACAATCACCTATAGTCATTATGGCAACAAATAGAGGTATTACACATATAAGAGGAACAGATTATAAAGCTCCTCATGGAATTCCTTTAGATCTATTAGATAGAACACTTATTATTCCAACCTATCCATATAAACATCAAGATATACTTAAAATTTTAGAACAAAGAGCAGAAGAAGAAGATGTTGATATTGATGAATATGcaaaagaattattatgCAAAATTGCATCCGAATCCTCCTTAAGATACGCTTTACATTTAATTACATTAGCAAATTTAGTTTCAAAAAAACGTAAAGCAACAGAAGTTACTGTTCAAGATGTTAGACgtgtatataatttatttattgatGTTAAAAGAAGTACACAATATCTAATTGAATACCAAAATGAATTCATGTTCTCTGAATTACCTAAAGAAGACCAGTCCATAAAGGAAGAAGGTTCTTCTGAAGAAAAAAGAGAACTTCATGAAAAAAATTCGGAAAATTCAAGTACAAGTAATTAA